ATGGACGTTAACTACATTGATGAAGACGATTACTTTGCATTGacacaaacatataaaatccTTTATTCCCTAATTATAAATGAATAGCACGGGCTTGTTAGTCCTATTTGCCTTAGCTCAGCCGCACGAATGAGAATACTCACTACATGTGCGCTGTAGGTTAGATCTCCCTCTTTTTtgcactatctctctctcaatcgTCTGGTCAGCGACCTGTAACTCACGCACATCCTTCcacgcacacatcatacgGAAGCCGTCGACTGCTATCGCTGAGTGGCACACCCAGATGGACAGAATGGCTAAGTTTGATCGGACCACAACAGCTTCTCTGTTCTTCAATGAAGGAAAATAAGTTGATTGTTATGCACTAAACTAGTTTTccaaacaacatgctcgtcatgggctcaagtccCGTACggaccgcccccccccccctcatacataggactgactatcctgatgtgggtaatcaatagcttaattacattgataaatcaattagtggtacaggcatacCATTAGTGACAACAGTTATAtccaaaacggaaaaagagaagtaaaaacacctaactattttgattttttttttcatcaatcaGACTGACCAAACCTTTTTGCAAGCTAGTTCCATTTCTCACACAACAATTTTGGTAGATGATAGAACACCTTCTGTTAAGATGGAAGCACTTTTACCGTATCCATCACGACAACGCagcactttctttctttttggcttAACGACGCGAACATGTCGAcctgtacaggctttcgaaactGATTTGGTACCACGCTACCGGATAGTtgatccttgctacggggggacggaccgtatgaggtttgaacccatgacaggcattaGGTCGTACGAATTGATGACTATATCACGGGACCGCACAGCGTTGCCCTTTCTTCCTATTTATAtcgtaacaaataaataattgttatGCTTTATTTCCGCTACAGCCGACAAACGTGGTCATGCTGACGTTATGTATAAATGCTTACAAGACTTATTCGTATCACCtaaccggatagtcaatcactggttggtgtgtgctgCGCGAGGGAATAGAACTACGTCTAACCTATATAGAAACCAGCTTTCTGCCATTACGGCATACGGaatgattaatatttttttgctattcCAAATTACACCGTCATGTAGCTAGTTGAATAGGTCATCTAAATAAATAGCGGAACAAATTATCCCAACATATAACATAtcaccaaacacaaaacactaGCTATATCTTATCGTTGCAACGAAAGGTGCATGGCAGCGCCGAAATAAATGTAGCCATACCCTTCCACGCTCTCCTTAACATAGAACTGAAGCACTAAAGGTACCACGAGAGGCTGGTCACGATCTTGTTCATTATTAACAGAGCTAAAACACCTTTACTGGTTGATGGTTGAAAGAGGAATGAACATTTTATTAACTACATTCTGTTAACACTATTTCATAGAGTACTATGATCAATTGTACACCAGTATCTCATAGCATACTTAAATCAATTGTAAACTTCAACATCCCGCCTCAATTGATCAATCCTAGCATCGTTCGTAGTTTGCCAAATCTTGGTGCAGGAAGACCTTTCGTCATCATGTCAGCTATTTGTTCTTCAGTTGGCTGATATTGAAGTTTGATCTGTTTCTGTTGAATAAGGTCTCTGAGGAAGAAATATTGTATATCAATATGTTTCATTCTTCTATGTTTCCTTGGCTCTTCACATATAGCAATGCATGGTTGGTTATCTTCATACATAGTCACTGGTAAAGGAACAGTAACATTGAGCGTTTTCAAAAGGTTTACCACCCATACAGCTTCACAGCTAGCTTGACAAAGAGCCATCAATTCTGCCTCAGTAGTCGATAGTGCTACAGAGGTTTGTTTTCTTGTAGCCCACGAAATCGTTGCATCTTGCAGTTTCAACACGTATCCTGAAACAGATCGCCGGTCATTTGGATCATTTCCCCAATCTGCATCAGCATATACAGAAAGCATTTCCTGATCTGTTGACTTCCGAAACACCAAACTGTAATCGACGGTAGCTTGAAGATACCTCAAAATGCGCTTCAGATGTGTCCAATGTTCTTCAGTGGCACAACACTGAAAACTAGCAAAATAACATACCGCTGCGCAGATATCTGGTCTCGATGTAACCATTAGATACATTAAGCATCCAATCAATTCCTTATACGGCTTCTTCGTGAAATATGTTGGATCTTCACACTTAAGCTGTTATGGCCCAACCTGCCTAACACATTAGGCCACTCACCGACGACAGGCAAGGGTCTTCGTgtgatgtgtgagtgtaggagGTCGGGTCTCTCGGGAGAATGAGAGGGCATCAAGCGGGAACCGAGCGGCGGTCGGGCACTCGGTACGGGCAGGAGAAGGGCAAAGATATTATTAGTGAATACACGGTTTTTACCTACATCTTAAGCTTAAACCCTTCCCGCGTTGTTGGCCGTTGTTAAGTAGCGCAACATAtcacaacagtggcgacgagagtaaaagaaaagagagacTATTTTATTCCAAATaagtatttatttcttttatcgaACCCGACGAATTTTAATTTGCTTGCTATTTGTTAAAAGTGTGTCGTTTACGGAACTCTAAGTGTTTTATATTGTGTGTATCGCGCTAATAAGACGGGATAATTTCGCGTAAGCGTAGAAGGATGTTAAACCCGGACGAAATGATGGAGGATGAAGAGCATCGACGTTTATCGCAAAATTGGGGAAACGCGGGTTTTAGCaacgggcagcagcaacagcaacagccatTGCCAAACAGTGCAGCGTTACCAGCTCAGCCACAGTCGCAGAACATGGCCGGAGCGCCATCGCAGCAAGGTGCATCGACCTCGAGCCCGGACGCTGGGCTTTCGCAGATGATTCAACTATTGCAGCAGCAAATGAGTCAGCAACAACAGCTTATGACGCAAATATTGCAATATCAACAGCAACCGGCAGCACAGTTGCTACAGCAtccacagcagccacagcatccacagcctccgcaacaaagttCGACACCGACAAACCCCGAGCTTATCCTCGAAGCTTTAGCAAGCAATATAAGTGAATTCCGGTATGATGCAGAGTCGGGAGCAACATTTAAGGCATGGTTTGAGCGGTATGAAGATCTGTTTCTACGGGACGCTTCCCGACTCGACGACGGTGCAAAAGTAAGGCTCCTAGGACGTAAGCTGGGCACCGTAGAACATGCACGTTATACCAGTTTTATTTTACCCCGCGCACCCCGTGACATGTCATTCGATGAGACAGTTGAAAAATTAACGGCGCTTTTCGGCAGAATAGAGTCTCTACTAAGCAAACGCTACAAGTGTATGCAGATAGCTAAATCGTGCAAAGAAGATCTGCTCACGTTTGCTTGCCGTGTGAATAGGGCGTGTGTCGATTTTGAGTTCGCTGGGATGAATGAGGAGCAATTTAAGTGCCTTATCCTGGTGTGCGGGCTTAAGGAGGAAACCGATACCGACATGCGCAATCGGCTGCTTGCCCGCATTGAGGAGAAGAATGACGTTACATTGGAGCAGCTATCGGCGGAATGCCAGCGTATAACTAATATAAAGGTGGATAGCGCGTTGATCGCTAATGATCACGGAGAACGAGTGTTTGCGGTGAAAAACGGTGGCCAAAGATCGCATCAACAGCAGTTTTATCGGCAGCAGTACCAACCTTTCGGtcaacaaacacagacacatccCAGAGGAAACACCATGTATTTACAAAAGCCAACGAATGCGTGCTGGTCGTGCGGTGGTCCCCATTGGAAGAGAGAATGTCCATATAAGTCACATGTATGCACGGATTGCGGAAGATATGGACATCGGGAAGGATATTGTGAAAGAGCAAATCGATTTCAGCGACAGGACAACAAGAGAGGGAGCACACAAGTTGCAACGCGAGTCGTAAACGTAAATATGTGCAACGTAGAAGCAAGGCGGAAATATGTGAACGTGTTGATAAATGGAACACCTGTTAAGCTGCAGCTCGATACGGCGTCCGATATCACAGTGATCAGCGAGGGGCTATGGAGGGATGTCGGACAGCCTCCTTTGATGGCAGCAACAGTAAAAGCGAAGACAGCCTCGCAAAATTATCTGCAACTAAAGGGTGAGTTTGATGCATCAATAACCATCGCTTCTAGAACTCAACAGGCAACAATCCGAGTCGCACGGGCCAACCTTTTCCTGCTGGGAGCGGACGTGGTGGAAGCTTTTGAGCTCGGATCAATCCCGATGGACCAGTTCTGTAGTAACATCGATGCGGTGAGTACACCTGAGTCAGTATGGGAGAAGCGTTTTCCGACAGTTTTCAAGGGCATGGGGCTTTGTTTAAAATCGCGCATAAAATTGGAAATAAAAGAGGGCAGTCACCCTGTATTTCGTCCTAAGCGCCCCGTGGCTTATGCAATGCTACAGACTGTCGATGAAGAACTGGACCGTTTGGAAGCCCTGAAAGTCATTACTCCCGTGGATTACTCGGATTGGGCTGCCCCTATAGTGGTTGTACGGAAGGCAAATGGAAAAATCAGGATTTGCGGTGATTACTCGACAGGGCTGAATGACATCCTACGACCACATGAGTACCCGCTTCCACTGCCAGAGGACATTTTTGCTAAGTTAGCCCGATGCCAAATTTTCAGTAAGATTGATCTCTCCGATGCTTTTCTTCAGGTGCAGAttgatgaaaaatttcgcCCGCTGCTAACAATAAATACCCATCGTGGGCTATACCACTACAACCGTCTACCGCCCGGCATAAAAATAGCCCCAGCAGCATTTCAACAACTGATTGATACCATGTTGGCAGGAATAACAGGAGTTTGCGGCTATATGGATGATCTCATAATTGGAGGTATGTCAGACAAAGACCATGATAATACGCTAAATCTTGTACTAAAACGAATTGAGGAATTTGGTTTCACATTACGACCTGACAAATGTGTGTTTAAAATGTGTCAGATTAAATATCTTGGGCATGTA
This is a stretch of genomic DNA from Anopheles merus strain MAF chromosome 2R, AmerM5.1, whole genome shotgun sequence. It encodes these proteins:
- the LOC121590604 gene encoding uncharacterized protein K02A2.6-like isoform X2, whose protein sequence is MLNPDEMMEDEEHRRLSQNWGNAGFSNGQQQQQQPLPNSAALPAQPQSQNMAGAPSQQGASTSSPDAGLSQMIQLLQQQMSQQQQLMTQILQYQQQPAAQLLQHPQQPQHPQPPQQSSTPTNPELILEALASNISEFRYDAESGATFKAWFERYEDLFLRDASRLDDGAKVRLLGRKLGTVEHARYTSFILPRAPRDMSFDETVEKLTALFGRIESLLSKRYKCMQIAKSCKEDLLTFACRVNRACVDFEFAGMNEEQFKCLILVCGLKEETDTDMRNRLLARIEEKNDVTLEQLSAECQRITNIKVDSALIANDHGERVFAVKNGGQRSHQQQFYRQQYQPFGQQTQTHPRGNTMYLQKPTNACWSCGGPHWKRECPYKSHVCTDCGRYGHREGYCERANRFQRQDNKRGSTQVATRVVNVNMCNVEARRKYVNVLINGTPVKLQLDTASDITVISEGLWRDVGQPPLMAATVKAKTASQNYLQLKGEFDASITIASRTQQATIRVARANLFLLGADVVEAFELGSIPMDQFCSNIDAVSTPESVWEKRFPTVFKGMGLCLKSRIKLEIKEGSHPVFRPKRPVAYAMLQTVDEELDRLEALKVITPVDYSDWAAPIVVVRKANGKIRICGDYSTGLNDILRPHEYPLPLPEDIFAKLARCQIFSKIDLSDAFLQVQIDEKFRPLLTINTHRGLYHYNRLPPGIKIAPAAFQQLIDTMLAGITGVCGYMDDLIIGDSKQTTVPCSGFLARRKAFPSIQLPDCSDLP
- the LOC121590604 gene encoding uncharacterized protein K02A2.6-like isoform X1, whose product is MLNPDEMMEDEEHRRLSQNWGNAGFSNGQQQQQQPLPNSAALPAQPQSQNMAGAPSQQGASTSSPDAGLSQMIQLLQQQMSQQQQLMTQILQYQQQPAAQLLQHPQQPQHPQPPQQSSTPTNPELILEALASNISEFRYDAESGATFKAWFERYEDLFLRDASRLDDGAKVRLLGRKLGTVEHARYTSFILPRAPRDMSFDETVEKLTALFGRIESLLSKRYKCMQIAKSCKEDLLTFACRVNRACVDFEFAGMNEEQFKCLILVCGLKEETDTDMRNRLLARIEEKNDVTLEQLSAECQRITNIKVDSALIANDHGERVFAVKNGGQRSHQQQFYRQQYQPFGQQTQTHPRGNTMYLQKPTNACWSCGGPHWKRECPYKSHVCTDCGRYGHREGYCERANRFQRQDNKRGSTQVATRVVNVNMCNVEARRKYVNVLINGTPVKLQLDTASDITVISEGLWRDVGQPPLMAATVKAKTASQNYLQLKGEFDASITIASRTQQATIRVARANLFLLGADVVEAFELGSIPMDQFCSNIDAVSTPESVWEKRFPTVFKGMGLCLKSRIKLEIKEGSHPVFRPKRPVAYAMLQTVDEELDRLEALKVITPVDYSDWAAPIVVVRKANGKIRICGDYSTGLNDILRPHEYPLPLPEDIFAKLARCQIFSKIDLSDAFLQVQIDEKFRPLLTINTHRGLYHYNRLPPGIKIAPAAFQQLIDTMLAGITGVCGYMDDLIIGGMSDKDHDNTLNLVLKRIEEFGFTLRPDKCVFKMCQIKYLGHVIDGRGIRPDPEKISAIQNLPAPTDIAGVRSFLGAINYYGKFVPMMRDLRFPLDNLLKNEKQFKWTTECEAAFKKFKEILSSELLLTHYDPTAEIIVSADASSVGIGATISHKFPDGSVKVIQHASRALTNAEFNYSQIDREGLALVYAVTKFHKMLYGRHFRLQTDHRPLLRIFGSKKGIPVYTATRLQRFALTMQLYDFSIEYVQSGHFGNADILSRLIRHHVKPEREYRRRTKYAIGFFAARGLSLYTRRLAA
- the LOC121590604 gene encoding uncharacterized protein K02A2.6-like isoform X3; protein product: MLNPDEMMEDEEHRRLSQNWGNAGFSNGQQQQQQPLPNSAALPAQPQSQNMAGAPSQQGASTSSPDAGLSQMIQLLQQQMSQQQQLMTQILQYQQQPAAQLLQHPQQPQHPQPPQQSSTPTNPELILEALASNISEFRYDAESGATFKAWFERYEDLFLRDASRLDDGAKVRLLGRKLGTVEHARYTSFILPRAPRDMSFDETVEKLTALFGRIESLLSKRYKCMQIAKSCKEDLLTFACRVNRACVDFEFAGMNEEQFKCLILVCGLKEETDTDMRNRLLARIEEKNDVTLEQLSAECQRITNIKVDSALIANDHGERVFAVKNGGQRSHQQQFYRQQYQPFGQQTQTHPRGNTMYLQKPTNACWSCGGPHWKRECPYKSHVCTDCGRYGHREGYCERANRFQRQDNKRGSTQVATRVVNVNMCNVEARRKYVNVLINGTPVKLQLDTASDITVISEGLWRDVGQPPLMAATVKAKTASQNYLQLKGEFDASITIASRTQQATIRVARANLFLLGADVVEAFELGSIPMDQFCSNIDAVSTPESVWEKRFPTVFKGMGLCLKSRIKLEIKEGSHPVFRPKRPVAYAMLQTVDEELDRLEALKVITPVDYSDWAAPIVVVRKANGKIRICGDYSTGLNDILRPHEYPLPLPEDIFAKLARCQIFSKIDLSDAFLQVQIDEKFRPLLTINTHRGLYHYNRLPPGIKIAPAAFQQLIDTMLAGITGVCGYMDDLIIGD